The Vibrio nitrifigilis genome window below encodes:
- a CDS encoding 4Fe-4S binding protein has product MNRFVFADATKCIGCRTCEVACAISHQEGCTGTLQSTEGFQPRLQLVKNAQVTTPVMCRQCDDAPCAQVCPNNAIVHEDGFVKVIQSRCIGCKTCAVACPFGAMAVVTTMVEENNGHAALFSRKVPKSQAVKCDLCSHRENGPACVEVCPTGAISLINSDELQQTSQQKREEAATRAAGITV; this is encoded by the coding sequence ATGAATCGTTTTGTCTTTGCAGACGCCACTAAATGTATTGGTTGTCGAACTTGTGAAGTAGCATGCGCGATTTCTCACCAAGAAGGATGTACAGGCACATTGCAAAGTACCGAGGGCTTTCAACCTCGTTTGCAATTGGTGAAAAATGCACAGGTAACCACTCCTGTCATGTGTCGTCAATGTGACGACGCCCCTTGTGCTCAAGTCTGTCCTAACAATGCCATCGTTCATGAAGATGGATTCGTTAAGGTGATTCAATCTCGCTGTATTGGTTGTAAAACCTGTGCTGTTGCTTGCCCATTTGGCGCAATGGCGGTCGTTACCACTATGGTGGAAGAAAATAACGGCCATGCTGCTTTGTTTAGCCGTAAAGTGCCTAAATCACAGGCTGTTAAATGTGATTTATGTTCTCACCGTGAAAACGGACCGGCTTGTGTAGAAGTTTGCCCAACTGGTGCTATCAGTCTGATTAATTCTGATGAACTTCAACAAACCAGCCAGCAAAAACGTGAAGAAGCTGCAACTCGTGCAGCTGGTATTACTGTCTGA
- the fdhF gene encoding formate dehydrogenase subunit alpha: MKKSIVVCPYCGTGCKLNLLVENDKVVGAEPAMGRTNEGNLCLKGYYGWDFLNDTNLLTPRLKHPMIRRTRDSKLEAVSWDEALDFAVERLTAIKEKYGADSIMTTGSARGPGNEANYVMQKFARAVIGTNNVDHCARVCHAPSVSGLESTVGNGAMSNSINEIAESKCLLFFGYNVADSHPVIARQVFKAKANGAKVIVCDPRKIESVRIADQWVPLKNGSNMAVVNAIAYTLIDENLYDVDYVQRYTEEFEEFKKIVMNYRPEEVEHITGVRGEEIRQAARTYAAASESMILWGMGVTQFGQAVDVVRGLAGLAMMTGNFGRRGVGVGPVRGQNNVQGTCDMGMLPHQYPGYQAVTDDAIREKFEQAWGVKLSHKPGYRITEVGHKVAEGVCKAYYIFGEDPAQTEADLNAMRKTLSDLELVIVQDIFMTKTAERADIVFPSTSWGEHEGVYSSADRGFQRFYKAVTPPPDVKPDWEIFSLLATRMGYPMHYNNTEEIWDEMRHLAPLYEGATYEKMAGLKGVQWPCVDEEDPGTPYLFKGNKFSMPSGKGKFIGAEWRPPVEQPDADYPLVLSTVREVGHYSCRSMTGNCTALTTLADEPGFAQIHPDDAAKYGIKDQQLIWVSSRRGKVITRANVNPRVNQGAIYMTYQWWIGACNELTIERVDPISSTPEYKYCAVKVEAIADAAWAENYVKTEYSEMKARLRSHVEQA, from the coding sequence ATGAAAAAATCCATCGTAGTTTGCCCATACTGTGGTACTGGCTGCAAACTGAATCTACTTGTGGAGAACGACAAGGTTGTTGGTGCTGAACCGGCTATGGGCCGCACTAACGAAGGCAACCTATGTCTTAAAGGTTATTATGGTTGGGATTTCTTAAATGATACTAACCTACTGACTCCACGTCTAAAACACCCAATGATCCGCCGTACACGTGATTCAAAATTAGAAGCGGTATCTTGGGATGAAGCGTTAGATTTTGCTGTTGAGCGTCTAACGGCGATTAAAGAAAAATATGGCGCCGATTCTATCATGACCACTGGTTCTGCTCGTGGTCCAGGTAACGAAGCAAACTATGTGATGCAAAAATTTGCTCGTGCTGTCATCGGTACTAACAACGTCGACCACTGTGCGCGTGTTTGTCACGCTCCATCGGTATCAGGCTTAGAATCCACCGTAGGTAACGGTGCGATGAGTAACTCAATCAATGAAATTGCAGAATCTAAATGTCTGTTGTTCTTTGGTTATAACGTTGCGGATTCTCACCCTGTTATCGCTCGCCAAGTGTTTAAAGCAAAAGCAAACGGTGCGAAAGTGATCGTTTGTGACCCGCGTAAAATTGAGTCTGTACGTATCGCCGATCAATGGGTTCCATTGAAAAACGGTTCAAACATGGCTGTGGTTAACGCAATTGCTTACACCTTGATTGACGAAAACTTGTATGACGTTGATTACGTTCAACGTTACACAGAAGAGTTTGAAGAATTCAAAAAAATCGTCATGAACTACCGCCCAGAAGAAGTGGAACACATTACTGGTGTTCGCGGCGAAGAAATTCGCCAAGCAGCGCGTACTTATGCTGCGGCTTCTGAATCTATGATTCTATGGGGTATGGGTGTGACTCAATTTGGTCAAGCAGTGGACGTGGTTCGTGGTTTGGCTGGCCTTGCAATGATGACGGGTAACTTTGGTCGTCGCGGTGTGGGCGTAGGTCCGGTACGTGGTCAAAACAACGTACAAGGGACTTGTGATATGGGGATGCTTCCTCATCAATATCCTGGTTACCAAGCGGTAACTGATGATGCAATTCGTGAAAAATTCGAACAAGCATGGGGTGTGAAACTGTCTCACAAACCGGGCTACCGCATTACTGAAGTGGGTCATAAAGTGGCTGAAGGCGTATGTAAGGCTTACTACATCTTTGGTGAAGACCCTGCACAAACAGAAGCTGACTTGAACGCAATGCGTAAGACATTGAGCGATCTCGAACTGGTGATTGTGCAAGACATCTTCATGACTAAGACTGCAGAACGTGCCGACATCGTGTTCCCATCAACCAGTTGGGGTGAACATGAAGGGGTGTACTCAAGTGCTGACCGCGGTTTCCAACGCTTCTATAAAGCAGTGACTCCGCCACCCGATGTGAAACCTGACTGGGAAATCTTCAGCTTGTTGGCGACTCGTATGGGTTACCCAATGCATTACAACAATACTGAAGAAATCTGGGATGAAATGCGTCATCTAGCACCTCTTTATGAAGGTGCAACCTACGAAAAAATGGCTGGCCTTAAAGGCGTGCAATGGCCATGTGTGGATGAAGAAGACCCAGGTACTCCATACCTATTTAAAGGCAATAAATTCTCTATGCCTTCTGGCAAAGGTAAATTTATTGGCGCGGAATGGCGTCCACCAGTAGAACAACCCGATGCGGATTACCCATTGGTATTGTCGACCGTACGTGAAGTGGGTCACTACTCTTGCCGTTCTATGACAGGTAACTGTACTGCATTAACCACCTTGGCTGATGAACCTGGATTTGCGCAAATTCACCCTGATGATGCGGCTAAGTACGGCATTAAAGATCAACAGTTGATCTGGGTGTCTTCTCGCCGTGGTAAAGTCATTACTCGTGCTAACGTGAACCCTCGTGTGAACCAAGGCGCAATCTACATGACTTATCAATGGTGGATTGGTGCTTGTAATGAGCTGACTATCGAACGCGTTGACCCAATTTCTAGTACGCCAGAATACAAATACTGTGCGGTGAAAGTGGAAGCGATCGCAGACGCAGCTTGGGCTGAAAATTACGTGAAAACGGAATACAGCGAGATGAAAGCGCGCTTAAGATCACATGTTGAACAGGCATAA
- a CDS encoding sigma 54-interacting transcriptional regulator gives MNQTAQELMIFSKAMLSINDTADLLKFLNSEECAFLQVEKINIILRCGQSDESVLYYVDDQEKVHREAFYHQEYDIYSMPYDDGIYNLDGVSFYYSHPYFTEHPAYENIHHYCKVPLKSTNQQIGFIEFINPQVDELEDGERQFRLQNSMIVSFVTHVLDHELASNMTQQLSNERDNYHILVDVTNAVISQSNKEMLLSSLQQCLFQHFSITDVALIDINQGLYTQNTGRMVDGKVYQQSHFFNDDSVFQAAVNHNEIVYLDHKKLAYLSDQKNTLQFADDITKIIIMPLIFRRMKVGYIAYMMRDDKQMPSMDIDTLQQVAARVALAMHSVNVHEAHSKMMPKGQYESIDESYDNHLIFDDIISQSESMNRVLDQVAMVADCDSTVMILGETGTGKELIARAIHKMSRRSQKRMVKMNCAAVPEGLFESELFGHEKGAFTGAVSSRVGRFEQANNGTLFLDEVGDMPLSLQPKLLRALQENEIERVGRNQLIPVDVRIVVATNANLLEMVEEKTFRSDLYYRMNIFPIIIPPLRERPEDIPLLVKHFTRVISKKMGKNITAVANNSMRALSAFDWPGNVRQLRNFIERSVILTRGDVLNVPVEELVSLGLELDDSDDEKPTVPVAAADMDRDVVIQTLRDCNGIVAGARGAAAKLGLKRTTLLSRMQKMGISSKDYLPEV, from the coding sequence ATGAATCAAACAGCCCAAGAATTAATGATTTTCTCCAAGGCGATGCTATCGATTAATGATACTGCCGACTTGTTGAAATTTTTAAATAGTGAAGAGTGTGCATTCTTACAAGTAGAAAAGATCAATATTATATTACGCTGCGGTCAATCTGATGAGTCGGTACTTTATTATGTTGATGATCAAGAAAAAGTGCACCGTGAAGCGTTTTATCATCAGGAATACGATATATACAGTATGCCTTATGATGATGGTATTTATAATTTAGATGGTGTGAGTTTCTATTATTCTCATCCTTATTTTACCGAACATCCCGCCTACGAAAATATTCATCATTACTGCAAAGTACCTTTAAAATCGACCAATCAGCAAATTGGTTTCATTGAATTCATTAATCCTCAAGTGGATGAATTGGAGGATGGTGAACGTCAGTTTCGTCTCCAAAACAGCATGATCGTGTCGTTTGTCACTCATGTTTTGGATCACGAATTAGCATCGAACATGACTCAACAGCTGAGTAATGAACGGGATAACTACCATATTCTGGTTGATGTTACGAATGCGGTGATCAGCCAAAGTAATAAAGAGATGTTGCTCAGTTCTCTTCAGCAGTGTTTGTTCCAGCATTTTTCTATTACAGATGTAGCCCTGATTGACATTAATCAGGGGCTTTATACACAGAATACCGGGCGAATGGTTGATGGCAAAGTGTATCAACAGAGCCACTTTTTTAATGATGATTCGGTATTTCAAGCTGCGGTTAACCATAATGAAATAGTCTATTTAGACCATAAAAAGCTAGCGTATTTGAGTGATCAAAAAAACACGCTTCAGTTTGCCGATGACATCACTAAAATTATCATCATGCCGCTGATTTTTAGGCGGATGAAAGTAGGTTATATCGCTTACATGATGCGTGATGATAAGCAGATGCCAAGTATGGATATTGATACGTTACAACAAGTGGCAGCGCGTGTTGCGTTAGCCATGCACAGTGTTAATGTTCATGAAGCTCACAGCAAAATGATGCCTAAAGGTCAATATGAGTCGATTGATGAAAGTTATGATAACCATCTGATATTTGATGATATTATTAGTCAAAGTGAGTCGATGAACCGTGTGTTAGACCAAGTAGCGATGGTGGCTGATTGCGACAGTACGGTGATGATCCTTGGTGAAACAGGGACTGGTAAAGAGTTGATTGCTCGTGCGATACATAAGATGAGTCGCCGTAGCCAAAAACGCATGGTGAAAATGAACTGTGCAGCGGTGCCTGAAGGTTTGTTTGAAAGTGAATTATTTGGCCATGAAAAAGGGGCATTTACTGGGGCAGTGAGCAGTCGTGTCGGACGCTTTGAGCAAGCCAATAATGGGACACTGTTTCTCGATGAAGTAGGGGATATGCCCCTCTCTCTGCAACCTAAGTTATTACGTGCACTGCAAGAAAATGAGATTGAACGGGTAGGGCGTAATCAACTTATCCCAGTTGATGTGCGTATTGTTGTTGCAACCAATGCCAACTTACTGGAAATGGTTGAAGAGAAAACATTCCGCAGTGATCTCTATTATCGTATGAATATTTTTCCAATCATTATTCCTCCTCTCAGGGAGCGGCCTGAAGATATTCCACTATTGGTGAAACATTTTACCCGTGTGATTTCGAAAAAAATGGGTAAGAATATCACCGCCGTTGCTAATAATTCGATGCGGGCGTTAAGTGCTTTTGATTGGCCTGGTAATGTTAGACAATTACGAAACTTTATAGAGCGCTCGGTCATCTTAACTCGTGGGGATGTGTTGAATGTTCCCGTGGAAGAGCTCGTGAGTTTAGGACTTGAACTTGACGATAGCGACGATGAAAAGCCAACCGTTCCTGTGGCTGCAGCAGATATGGATCGCGATGTGGTGATCCAAACATTGCGTGATTGCAATGGTATTGTAGCTGGGGCTCGGGGCGCTGCGGCCAAGTTAGGATTAAAGCGAACTACGTTGCTGTCTCGCATGCAGAAAATGGGTATTAGCAGCAAAGATTATTTACCAGAAGTGTAA
- the fdhD gene encoding formate dehydrogenase accessory sulfurtransferase FdhD yields the protein MSVELSPVDFPAYKIKPMIRYQQGNDGQQEEDALIQETPVAIEFNGVAYTVMMCTPMDLEEFAVGFALTEGIIDQLKDVHDVDIEQQDNGITVNVRIANRCVDRLQQKRRSLAGMTGCGICGTEKLDSVCRYSQPLPTATSFDIENLQYALDNLHAHQVLNQVTGSSHAAAYLSAEGEIEAIFEDVGRHIALDKLVGWVLRQQKSQGAILVTSRASFEMVQKVVASGVQFLFAVSAATNMAVEMADQLNLTLCGYCRRGRANIYTHPERLKFPSEK from the coding sequence ATGAGTGTTGAGTTGTCTCCCGTCGATTTCCCAGCTTACAAGATCAAGCCAATGATCCGTTATCAACAGGGGAATGATGGGCAGCAAGAAGAAGACGCCCTGATTCAAGAAACGCCAGTGGCGATTGAGTTTAATGGTGTTGCGTACACTGTCATGATGTGTACGCCGATGGATCTAGAAGAATTCGCGGTTGGATTTGCTTTGACTGAAGGGATTATCGATCAGCTCAAAGATGTTCATGATGTTGATATTGAACAGCAAGACAATGGTATTACCGTTAACGTGCGAATTGCTAATCGTTGCGTTGATCGCTTGCAACAAAAGCGCCGTTCACTCGCCGGTATGACAGGGTGTGGCATTTGCGGTACAGAAAAACTCGATTCGGTATGCCGTTATAGTCAACCTCTACCTACCGCAACGTCTTTTGATATCGAAAATTTGCAGTACGCTTTAGACAACTTACATGCTCATCAAGTGTTAAATCAGGTGACAGGTTCATCTCACGCCGCGGCCTATTTGTCTGCTGAAGGGGAGATAGAGGCAATATTTGAAGATGTTGGTCGCCATATTGCGTTAGATAAGTTAGTGGGATGGGTTTTGCGTCAGCAAAAATCGCAAGGAGCCATACTGGTAACCAGTCGAGCCAGCTTTGAAATGGTACAAAAAGTGGTTGCAAGTGGGGTGCAGTTCCTTTTTGCTGTATCAGCTGCAACCAATATGGCGGTGGAAATGGCGGATCAGCTGAATCTTACTTTATGTGGTTATTGTCGACGTGGTCGTGCCAATATTTATACACACCCTGAAAGACTCAAATTTCCAAGTGAAAAATAA
- the hypF gene encoding carbamoyltransferase HypF gives MLSRRLIHITGVVQGVGYRPFIYQLATQYELAGSVCNDTAGVQIDVQGQWENIDAFIDQVQKKTPPLSRVDRISIKEHQLHAVSEFSIVTSDRQHDVMVSVAPDQAMCPDCYRELHDPTSPYYRYPFINCTNCGPRFTIIKQLPYDREFTSMANFALCPTCESAYHDPNDRRYHAQPVSCDHCGPHLSWFYSAEDLEPAQIKEHALQEAVSCLAKGGVIALKGIGGFHLACDATNELAVQRLRQLKHRQRKPLAIMATDLQTAQQLVVGESAEWQVLQSQAAPIVLMRRRDDGLSLGQSVAPNMAFLGVMLPYSPLHVLLMEALADLGVRALVMTSANVSGVPLATQRDEIAQQFGGQLDGVLDHNRKIVNACDDSVVHLAAGEIRVLRMARGFAPYSQACDGIQMPIIAVGAQQKSSVAFALPEQWMLSPYIGDIDNIDTQSRFITMSEYFPHLYQTQPKQWISDCHPGYFSTQFATEQNESVISLQHHYAHLLSVMAEHQYTKSILGFAFDGTGWGEDETVWGGEVMVADIDGYQRIAQLKPFRLIGREQAIHQPARILYAMLLEHLSIEQIRALDLAIFKSWSPDYFDNLYRLWGSEKHSPYTSSIGRLFDGIAALLELVSTPDFEGESGLMMEQLAGLLDHRCPNDPKAVHECCDLNENLIKSMNNECLDHDVLNASKAEHNEKGEPFCLPWNEQNQLDWWPMLEVLIQDKTQHDKGWQSQVSAGFIDALAHAIVVKSQQYLELPVVLSGGVFQNRRLLNAVAQDFTQQGRQWMSGKVIPVNDGGIAAGQLWYGIHHQTQTDRAN, from the coding sequence ATGCTATCCCGCCGTTTAATTCATATCACTGGAGTGGTTCAAGGGGTTGGGTATCGACCTTTTATTTATCAGTTAGCCACCCAGTATGAATTGGCAGGATCGGTGTGTAATGACACGGCTGGCGTGCAAATTGATGTGCAAGGTCAGTGGGAAAACATCGATGCTTTTATTGATCAGGTACAGAAGAAAACACCGCCTTTATCCCGAGTTGATCGTATCAGTATTAAAGAGCATCAGCTTCATGCGGTGAGTGAGTTTTCGATCGTCACGAGTGACAGACAGCATGATGTGATGGTTAGTGTGGCACCTGATCAGGCCATGTGCCCTGATTGTTATCGAGAGTTACATGATCCCACTTCGCCCTATTACCGTTATCCGTTTATCAACTGCACAAATTGTGGTCCACGTTTTACGATCATCAAACAGCTGCCCTATGATCGTGAATTTACCTCGATGGCAAACTTCGCTTTATGCCCAACGTGCGAAAGCGCTTATCACGATCCAAACGATCGTCGTTACCATGCTCAGCCAGTCAGTTGTGATCATTGTGGTCCACATCTGTCATGGTTCTATTCTGCGGAAGATTTAGAACCCGCTCAGATAAAAGAGCATGCGTTGCAAGAGGCGGTAAGTTGTTTAGCCAAAGGCGGCGTGATTGCGCTAAAGGGCATAGGTGGTTTTCATCTTGCTTGCGACGCCACCAATGAGTTAGCGGTACAACGGTTACGTCAATTAAAGCATCGCCAGCGTAAACCGTTAGCCATCATGGCGACTGATTTACAGACTGCGCAGCAATTGGTCGTGGGAGAGTCGGCGGAGTGGCAGGTATTACAGTCACAAGCAGCTCCCATTGTACTGATGCGTCGGCGCGACGATGGGCTTAGTCTTGGGCAGTCGGTTGCGCCCAATATGGCTTTTTTAGGGGTGATGTTGCCTTATTCACCTTTGCACGTGTTGTTAATGGAAGCGTTGGCTGATTTGGGTGTACGGGCGTTAGTCATGACCAGTGCCAATGTTTCAGGCGTGCCACTGGCGACACAACGTGACGAGATTGCTCAGCAATTTGGCGGTCAACTCGATGGTGTTCTCGATCATAACCGAAAGATTGTGAATGCTTGTGATGACAGTGTGGTGCATTTAGCAGCTGGGGAAATACGAGTATTACGTATGGCGCGAGGGTTTGCACCCTATAGCCAGGCTTGTGATGGCATTCAAATGCCAATTATCGCAGTCGGCGCGCAGCAAAAGTCGAGTGTAGCGTTTGCCCTGCCCGAACAGTGGATGCTCTCTCCTTATATCGGCGATATTGACAATATTGATACGCAAAGCCGTTTTATCACCATGAGTGAGTATTTTCCTCACCTCTATCAAACTCAGCCTAAGCAATGGATCAGTGATTGTCATCCTGGTTATTTCTCTACTCAATTTGCGACAGAACAAAACGAATCAGTGATTTCACTGCAGCATCACTACGCCCACCTTCTTTCAGTGATGGCTGAACATCAATATACCAAGTCCATCTTAGGCTTCGCTTTTGATGGTACTGGCTGGGGAGAAGATGAAACCGTATGGGGTGGGGAAGTGATGGTTGCTGATATCGATGGTTACCAACGTATTGCTCAGTTAAAACCTTTTCGTTTGATAGGACGTGAACAAGCCATTCATCAACCCGCACGAATTCTTTACGCCATGCTGCTGGAACATCTGTCTATCGAACAAATTAGAGCGCTCGATTTAGCCATTTTTAAGTCGTGGAGCCCTGACTATTTCGACAACTTATATCGGTTGTGGGGCAGTGAAAAACATTCCCCTTATACCAGTTCGATTGGGCGTTTATTTGATGGTATCGCTGCATTGCTTGAATTGGTGTCGACGCCCGATTTCGAAGGGGAAAGTGGCTTAATGATGGAGCAGCTTGCTGGGCTTTTAGATCATAGGTGTCCAAATGATCCTAAAGCTGTACATGAGTGCTGTGATTTAAATGAAAATCTCATTAAATCAATGAATAATGAGTGTTTGGATCATGATGTTCTAAATGCTAGTAAAGCTGAACATAACGAAAAAGGTGAACCATTCTGTCTGCCTTGGAATGAACAGAATCAGTTAGATTGGTGGCCAATGTTAGAGGTGCTGATTCAGGATAAAACTCAGCATGATAAAGGGTGGCAGAGTCAAGTCAGTGCGGGGTTCATTGACGCCTTAGCGCATGCCATCGTGGTAAAAAGTCAGCAATACCTTGAGCTGCCTGTTGTGCTTTCTGGCGGTGTATTTCAAAACCGCCGTTTATTAAATGCGGTGGCTCAGGATTTTACGCAACAGGGTCGGCAGTGGATGAGTGGAAAAGTTATCCCAGTGAATGATGGCGGTATTGCAGCCGGCCAGCTCTGGTATGGCATTCATCACCAGACTCAAACCGATAGAGCGAACTGA
- a CDS encoding HypC/HybG/HupF family hydrogenase formation chaperone yields MCLCIPSCVVSVDVDNATAKVETLGVIREVSISLIEEPVIVGEHLLIHVGFAISKINQQEAEENLKMYQSLLNEMEQDHMQVML; encoded by the coding sequence ATGTGTTTATGTATTCCATCCTGTGTGGTCAGTGTTGATGTAGATAACGCTACGGCCAAGGTTGAAACGTTAGGCGTAATACGAGAAGTCAGTATTAGTTTGATAGAAGAGCCTGTCATCGTTGGTGAACACCTGTTGATACATGTTGGCTTTGCTATCAGCAAAATTAATCAACAGGAAGCAGAAGAGAACCTAAAGATGTACCAGTCTTTGCTCAATGAAATGGAGCAAGATCATATGCAGGTTATGTTATGA
- the hypD gene encoding hydrogenase formation protein HypD: MSLSSQLYDGYRQPEVVKALADKIALKAQTLTKPLYIMEVCGGHTHTIMKYGLKQLLPDNLHFVHGPGCPVCVMPKERIDQAIALAMTEDVILVCLGDMIRVPGSQLSLAQCRAKGGRVEPVYDPMDALQIAAQNPDKKVVFFAIGFETTTPMTAVLVDMAEKRGLDNLYFHINHVLVPPAMQVVMADKETPINAFIGPSHVSAITGAKIYQPIVDEHHIPIVVAGFEPVDVLESVLMLVEQAAEREHRLDIQYKRVVSMAGNMAAQKLIDKIFTVRESFNWRGLGPIPHSALRLQDRYAHRDAEIEFKAILPTHAVADHKACRCGDILRGLATPADCRVFGKGCTPTRPMGSCMVSSEGACNAYYRYAGIMEESLS; this comes from the coding sequence ATGAGTTTGAGCAGCCAATTGTATGATGGGTATCGTCAACCTGAGGTGGTGAAAGCGTTAGCGGACAAGATCGCGCTAAAAGCCCAAACACTCACCAAGCCTCTCTATATCATGGAAGTGTGTGGTGGCCATACTCATACAATAATGAAGTATGGTTTGAAGCAGTTATTACCCGACAATTTGCACTTTGTGCATGGTCCGGGCTGCCCAGTATGCGTGATGCCTAAAGAGCGAATTGATCAAGCGATTGCGTTAGCCATGACCGAGGATGTGATTTTGGTTTGCCTTGGCGACATGATTCGGGTTCCGGGGTCTCAATTATCACTGGCTCAATGTCGCGCTAAAGGGGGCCGAGTCGAACCGGTATATGATCCGATGGATGCACTGCAGATTGCGGCGCAGAATCCAGATAAAAAAGTGGTGTTTTTTGCGATTGGATTTGAAACCACGACGCCAATGACTGCTGTGCTGGTGGATATGGCGGAAAAACGCGGCTTAGATAATCTCTATTTTCATATTAACCATGTTCTTGTGCCACCAGCTATGCAAGTGGTTATGGCTGACAAAGAAACCCCTATCAACGCGTTCATTGGCCCTTCGCATGTGAGCGCAATTACTGGCGCAAAAATCTACCAGCCGATTGTTGATGAGCATCATATCCCTATTGTGGTCGCCGGGTTTGAGCCTGTTGATGTGTTGGAATCTGTTTTGATGTTGGTCGAACAAGCGGCCGAGCGTGAACATCGTTTGGATATTCAATACAAACGTGTGGTTTCTATGGCAGGGAACATGGCTGCCCAAAAGCTCATCGATAAAATCTTTACTGTGCGAGAAAGCTTTAATTGGCGTGGGTTAGGTCCTATTCCTCATTCTGCTCTTCGTCTGCAAGATCGTTACGCTCATCGCGATGCAGAAATTGAATTCAAGGCTATTTTACCGACTCATGCTGTTGCTGATCATAAAGCGTGTCGTTGCGGAGATATTTTACGTGGCTTAGCGACACCTGCTGATTGCAGAGTATTCGGGAAAGGATGTACTCCAACTCGCCCAATGGGGAGTTGTATGGTCAGTTCAGAAGGGGCGTGTAACGCCTATTATCGCTATGCGGGAATAATGGAGGAAAGCTTGTCATGA